The Mobula hypostoma unplaced genomic scaffold, sMobHyp1.1 scaffold_36, whole genome shotgun sequence genome window below encodes:
- the LOC134341691 gene encoding zinc finger protein 239-like encodes MAHQRVHTGERPFTCSDCGKEFTQSSKLQVHQRVHTGERPFTCSDCGKGFTCSSQWKVHQSVHTGERPFICSDCGKGFALSSHLLRHQSVHTREWPFTCSDCGKGCTSSSELKVHQQVHTGERLFTCSDCGKGFTCSSKLKVHQRVHTGERPFTCSVCGKGFTRSSTLLAHQRVHTGERPFTCSVCGKGFTQSPHLQKHQRVHTKSEQEADFLLRL; translated from the coding sequence atggctcaccagcgagttcacaccggggagcggccgttcacctgctcggactgtgggaaggaattcactcagtcatctaaactgcaggtacatcagagagttcacactggagagagaccgttcacctgctcggactgtgggaagggattcacttgctcatcccagTGGAAggtacaccagtcagttcacactggggagaggccattcatctgctcagactgtgggaagggattcgcttTGTCATCTCatttactgagacaccagtcagttcacaccagAGAGTGGCCATTcacttgctcagactgtgggaagggatgcacctcgtcatctgaactgaaggtccatcagcaagttcacactggagagaggctgttcacttgctcagactgtgggaaaggattcacttgctcatctaagctgaaagtacatcagcgagttcacacgggagagaggccattcacatgctcagtctgtgggaagggattcactcggtcatccaccctactggcacaccagcgagttcacactggggagaggcctttcacctgctcagtctgtgggaagggattcactcagtcaccccacctacagaaacaccagcgagttcacacaaaGTCTGAGCAGGAGGCTGATTTCCTGCTCAGACTTTGA